From Permianibacter aggregans, a single genomic window includes:
- a CDS encoding S8 family peptidase, whose protein sequence is MKKIVLNYSLVAGSVMLACAANAGEIRGLSQPNVIPDRYIVVFRDQPTAQNNGMQISAAMQANNMNRRYGARVERVYNHVLRGAVMVLDEAAAKRMADDPEVAFVEADQEVRLVATQNNATWGIDRIDQTDLPLSTTYTYPASNGVHAYVIDTGIRATHNEFSGRMGNGYDAIGDGNGTNDCQGHGTHVAGTVGGTTWGVAKDVTLHAVRVLNCQGSGTNSGVIAGMDWVAQNAQFPAVANMSLGGGASSAVDSAVQRLTDAGVTTVVAAGNDSSNACNYSPARAPSAITVGSTTSSDSMSSFSNYGSCVDIFAPGSSITSASNSSNTGSRSLSGTSMASPHVAGAAALYLAQNPNASVANVTSALVNNASNNKINGIPSGPNKLLSTVFLNGGNPPPPPPPPPPPPGGNELTKGVPVTGLSGSTGQEIHYTLQVPSGASGLNFNISGGSGDADLYVRYGAQPTTSSYDCRPYLNGNNETCNISNAQAGTYYVMLRAYSSFSGVSLVGDYSTGGGGGNNETEPNNSTGQANDIADGQTMNGTMGSSSDNDYFKLVLPAGGTLNVTLTPNGSSDYDLYVYNSNGTQIGRSINGTGQVDSVTVTNTGSSAFTRYIRVRYYSGQTGSNGTYTVQANW, encoded by the coding sequence ATGAAAAAAATCGTGCTGAACTATTCGCTGGTCGCCGGCAGCGTCATGCTGGCCTGTGCCGCGAACGCCGGAGAAATCCGTGGCTTAAGCCAGCCCAATGTCATCCCGGATCGCTATATCGTAGTGTTCCGCGACCAACCAACGGCCCAAAACAACGGCATGCAAATCAGTGCCGCGATGCAGGCCAACAACATGAATCGCCGTTATGGCGCCCGCGTTGAGCGGGTTTACAACCACGTGTTGCGCGGTGCCGTCATGGTACTCGACGAAGCCGCCGCGAAACGCATGGCAGACGACCCGGAAGTCGCGTTCGTCGAAGCCGATCAGGAAGTCCGCCTGGTCGCCACCCAGAACAACGCCACTTGGGGCATTGACCGTATCGATCAAACCGATTTGCCGCTGTCCACGACCTACACCTACCCAGCCAGCAATGGCGTCCATGCCTATGTTATCGACACCGGTATCCGGGCCACCCATAACGAGTTTTCCGGCCGCATGGGTAACGGCTATGACGCCATTGGTGATGGCAACGGCACCAATGACTGCCAAGGCCATGGCACCCATGTCGCCGGCACCGTCGGTGGCACTACCTGGGGCGTGGCCAAAGACGTCACGCTACACGCAGTACGCGTATTGAACTGCCAGGGCAGCGGCACCAACTCCGGTGTCATCGCGGGTATGGATTGGGTCGCCCAGAACGCGCAGTTCCCAGCCGTGGCGAACATGAGCCTCGGCGGTGGCGCCTCGTCAGCGGTTGATTCGGCGGTACAGCGTCTGACTGACGCCGGCGTTACCACCGTGGTTGCCGCTGGCAACGACAGCAGCAACGCCTGTAACTATTCGCCAGCCCGCGCACCAAGCGCGATTACCGTCGGCTCGACGACCAGCTCCGACAGCATGTCGAGCTTCTCGAACTATGGCTCCTGCGTTGACATTTTCGCGCCGGGCTCCAGCATTACCTCGGCCAGCAACAGCAGCAATACCGGCTCGCGCTCGCTGTCCGGTACCTCGATGGCATCGCCACACGTCGCCGGTGCGGCGGCACTTTACCTGGCCCAGAACCCGAACGCTTCGGTGGCGAATGTGACCAGTGCGCTGGTCAACAACGCCTCGAACAACAAGATCAACGGTATTCCGTCCGGCCCGAACAAGCTGCTGAGCACCGTGTTCCTGAATGGTGGTAACCCACCACCGCCGCCCCCTCCGCCGCCGCCACCGCCGGGTGGTAACGAGCTGACCAAGGGCGTACCGGTCACCGGCCTGTCCGGCAGCACCGGTCAGGAAATTCACTACACGCTGCAAGTGCCATCCGGCGCCAGCGGTTTGAATTTCAATATCTCGGGCGGCTCGGGTGATGCCGATCTGTACGTTCGTTATGGCGCCCAGCCTACGACCAGCAGCTACGATTGCCGACCATACCTGAATGGCAACAACGAGACCTGCAACATCAGCAACGCGCAAGCGGGCACTTACTATGTGATGCTGCGGGCCTATTCGAGCTTCTCGGGCGTGTCACTGGTCGGTGACTACAGCACCGGCGGCGGTGGCGGCAACAACGAGACCGAGCCGAACAACTCGACCGGCCAAGCCAACGACATCGCCGATGGCCAGACGATGAACGGCACCATGGGCTCCAGCTCCGACAATGACTACTTCAAGCTGGTGTTGCCAGCCGGTGGTACCTTGAACGTGACGCTGACCCCGAACGGCAGCTCGGACTATGACCTGTACGTCTACAACTCGAACGGTACTCAGATTGGTCGCAGCATCAACGGTACTGGTCAGGTGGACTCGGTCACGGTCACCAATACCGGCAGCTCAGCATTCACCCGCTACATCCGGGTGCGCTATTACAGCGGCCAGACCGGCAGCAACGGCACCTATACCGTGCAAGCCAACTGGTAA
- a CDS encoding type 2 periplasmic-binding domain-containing protein, which translates to MLKGRWRIPIFVWALTCWFGSANSADKSMLSERDPSIRVVVPMVSHWSADTADSPLTVAMKRVLLSMPVSTELIFVQQNRGIEMFLRHEVDCLLGADRSMLRHLADFPVLESTPFLPMELRVFNLPPAEPVRDREALKTLRLGAQPAARASMVTGLGIKAAEIDIASDISQNVEKLKRGRVDALVIGWPKAHHLLSGLQSDPGLVLERWNEAVLCHPDEPRRQFVEVLNDAIRQNQKSGEIPPPDIDAWLSWRPWQGAASRQ; encoded by the coding sequence GTGCTCAAGGGACGATGGCGAATTCCAATCTTCGTGTGGGCGCTGACTTGCTGGTTTGGCTCTGCCAATTCCGCCGATAAATCGATGCTGAGTGAGCGAGACCCCTCCATTCGCGTGGTGGTGCCGATGGTCAGTCATTGGTCCGCCGATACGGCCGATTCGCCGTTGACGGTTGCCATGAAACGGGTGTTGTTGAGCATGCCGGTTTCCACCGAGCTGATTTTCGTACAACAGAACCGCGGCATCGAAATGTTTCTGCGCCATGAGGTCGATTGTCTGCTTGGTGCCGACCGCTCCATGCTGCGCCATCTGGCGGATTTCCCGGTACTGGAGAGCACGCCGTTTCTGCCGATGGAACTGCGCGTGTTCAATTTGCCGCCGGCCGAGCCGGTGCGTGACCGCGAAGCTTTGAAAACGCTGCGCCTCGGCGCGCAGCCGGCAGCCAGGGCATCAATGGTCACCGGACTTGGCATCAAGGCAGCGGAAATCGATATCGCCAGCGATATCTCGCAGAACGTCGAGAAGCTGAAACGGGGTCGGGTCGATGCCCTCGTTATCGGCTGGCCGAAAGCTCATCATCTGCTGTCGGGCCTGCAGAGCGACCCGGGCTTGGTGCTTGAGCGCTGGAACGAAGCAGTGCTCTGCCATCCTGATGAACCGCGTCGTCAGTTTGTCGAGGTGTTGAACGACGCGATAAGACAAAACCAGAAAAGCGGCGAGATTCCGCCTCCTGATATCGATGCCTGGTTAAGCTGGCGGCCCTGGCAGGGCGCTGCCAGTCGGCAATGA
- the thiE gene encoding thiamine phosphate synthase, whose amino-acid sequence MKNTAQLYLITPSPFTANTLADVAAALAAGVDWLQFRGKGLSDQDAQRYALELRALCRQHQAQLFINDRIDLALAIDADGVHLGQHDGSIADARRQLGRRKLGVTCHGDIELARRAVAEGADYVAFGRCFPSRTKPEAPPCELSVFTQARNEFSVPIVAIGGITPDNGDQVLAAGADTLAVIDGVFGQHNIAAAVKRFHRLLGRV is encoded by the coding sequence ATGAAAAATACTGCCCAACTCTATCTGATCACGCCGTCGCCGTTTACGGCCAACACCCTGGCCGATGTCGCGGCGGCACTGGCCGCTGGCGTCGACTGGCTGCAGTTTCGTGGCAAGGGCTTGAGCGATCAGGACGCCCAGCGCTATGCCTTGGAGCTGCGGGCGCTATGTCGGCAACACCAGGCACAACTATTCATCAACGATCGCATCGACCTTGCACTGGCCATCGATGCCGACGGCGTGCATCTTGGTCAACACGACGGCTCCATCGCTGACGCTCGCCGCCAACTCGGCCGCCGGAAACTCGGCGTCACCTGCCACGGCGATATCGAGCTGGCCCGACGCGCCGTGGCCGAAGGGGCTGATTATGTTGCATTTGGCCGCTGCTTCCCATCACGCACCAAACCGGAGGCGCCGCCTTGCGAGCTGAGCGTATTCACCCAAGCCCGCAATGAATTTTCCGTGCCGATAGTTGCGATAGGTGGCATCACCCCGGACAATGGCGACCAGGTTCTGGCCGCAGGCGCCGACACGCTGGCCGTTATCGACGGCGTGTTCGGGCAACACAATATCGCCGCGGCGGTAAAACGCTTTCACCGCTTGCTGGGCCGGGTCTGA
- a CDS encoding aspartate carbamoyltransferase yields MSFLGSHILSVQQFERQSIERLFTVAERMRPYANREKLTTVLDGAILGSLFFEPSTRTRVSFGSAFNLLGGDVRETVGVETSSLAKGESLYDTARVLSGYSDIIVMRHPQPGSVAEFAAASRVPVINGGDGANEHPSQALLDLFTMHQEMRRQERTVDNIRIAMVGDLKHGRTVHSLSQLVSLYDNISFVFVSPKALAMPEEITEKLMAAGHTVVETEDLAMGIANVDVIYQTRIQEERFISKDEANQYRGRFRINKFAYSQFCQPTTVVMHPLPRDSRAEANELDNDMNDNPNLAIFRQTDNGVLVRMAMFATILGVEKEVDRYSRPISWKNARK; encoded by the coding sequence ATGAGTTTTCTCGGCTCCCATATTCTTTCCGTACAACAATTCGAGCGCCAAAGCATTGAGCGCCTGTTCACCGTCGCCGAACGGATGCGCCCTTACGCCAACCGGGAAAAACTGACGACTGTGCTCGACGGCGCCATTCTCGGTTCGCTGTTTTTCGAGCCATCGACTCGCACCCGGGTGTCATTCGGTAGCGCGTTTAACCTGCTTGGCGGCGATGTCCGGGAAACCGTCGGGGTCGAAACCTCATCGCTGGCCAAAGGCGAATCGCTGTACGACACCGCCCGGGTATTGTCCGGTTATTCCGACATCATCGTCATGCGTCACCCGCAGCCGGGTTCGGTTGCCGAATTTGCCGCCGCCTCGCGGGTGCCGGTGATCAACGGTGGTGACGGTGCCAATGAGCACCCGTCGCAAGCGCTGCTCGATCTGTTCACGATGCATCAGGAGATGCGCCGTCAGGAACGCACCGTCGACAACATCCGCATCGCCATGGTCGGCGATTTGAAACATGGCCGCACCGTCCATTCGCTATCGCAACTCGTCAGCCTTTACGACAACATCAGCTTTGTATTCGTCTCGCCCAAAGCGTTGGCGATGCCGGAAGAAATCACCGAGAAACTGATGGCCGCCGGCCACACCGTCGTCGAAACTGAAGATCTGGCGATGGGCATCGCCAACGTCGACGTCATTTACCAAACCCGCATTCAGGAAGAACGCTTCATCAGCAAAGATGAAGCAAATCAGTATCGCGGCCGTTTCCGCATCAATAAATTTGCTTACTCGCAGTTCTGTCAGCCCACCACCGTCGTCATGCACCCGCTGCCACGTGACTCACGCGCCGAAGCCAACGAACTCGACAACGACATGAACGACAACCCGAACCTGGCGATCTTCCGGCAAACCGACAACGGCGTGCTGGTTCGTATGGCGATGTTCGCGACAATACTCGGCGTGGAAAAAGAAGTGGATCGCTACAGCCGGCCGATTAGCTGGAAAAATGCCCGCAAGTAA
- the hemL gene encoding glutamate-1-semialdehyde 2,1-aminomutase — translation MSRSAEFFQRAQSSIPGGVNSPVRAFKQVGGTPVFFERGQGAYLWDADHKQYIDYVGSWGPAILGHADPEVIHAVCDVAKHGLSFGAPTEAEIILAEKVKALVPSIDLVRMVSSGTEATMSAIRIARGYTGRNKLLKFEGCYHGHSDSLLVKAGSGLLTFGEPTSPGVPADFAKHTLVAQFNDLDNVEELFKAHGDDIACVIVEPIAGNMNMITPKPGFLEGLRKLCDDYGSVLIFDEVMTGFRVGLHGAQGLYNITPDLTTLGKVIGGGMPVGAFGGKKEIMEKLSPLGPIYQAGTLSGNPVAMAAGIVTLDKIKAPHFYEKLARKTSRLMQGFQDAATQAGVPLFTRSVGGMFGFFFSDKEINSFQESTACDVERFKKFFHLMLHQGVYLAPASFEAGFVSAAHSDQDIEQTILRAADCFNKLASED, via the coding sequence ATGTCCCGTTCCGCCGAATTTTTCCAACGCGCCCAATCCTCGATTCCTGGTGGCGTCAATTCGCCCGTGCGTGCGTTCAAACAAGTCGGCGGCACGCCGGTATTTTTCGAGCGTGGCCAGGGTGCTTACCTTTGGGATGCCGATCATAAGCAATACATTGATTACGTCGGTTCCTGGGGCCCGGCGATTTTGGGCCATGCCGACCCGGAAGTGATTCACGCGGTGTGTGACGTTGCCAAGCACGGGTTGTCGTTTGGCGCACCGACTGAAGCGGAGATCATTCTGGCCGAAAAAGTCAAAGCGTTGGTGCCAAGCATTGATTTGGTGCGCATGGTCAGCTCCGGCACCGAGGCAACAATGAGCGCCATTCGCATCGCTCGCGGTTACACCGGCCGCAACAAGTTGCTGAAATTTGAAGGCTGTTATCACGGCCATTCCGACTCGCTGCTGGTCAAAGCCGGTTCTGGTTTGCTGACTTTTGGCGAACCCACTTCACCGGGCGTACCCGCAGATTTTGCCAAGCACACGCTGGTTGCCCAGTTCAATGATTTGGACAACGTTGAAGAATTATTCAAGGCCCACGGCGATGATATCGCTTGCGTTATCGTTGAGCCGATTGCCGGCAACATGAACATGATTACGCCGAAGCCGGGATTTCTCGAAGGCCTGCGCAAACTGTGTGATGACTATGGCAGCGTGTTGATATTCGATGAAGTGATGACCGGCTTCCGTGTTGGTTTGCATGGTGCGCAGGGCTTGTACAACATCACGCCAGATTTGACCACGCTTGGCAAAGTCATCGGCGGCGGCATGCCGGTTGGCGCCTTCGGTGGCAAAAAGGAAATCATGGAAAAGTTATCGCCGCTCGGCCCCATTTATCAGGCCGGTACCTTGTCCGGTAATCCGGTGGCGATGGCCGCCGGTATCGTCACGCTCGACAAGATCAAGGCACCGCACTTCTACGAGAAGCTGGCCCGCAAAACCTCGCGTCTGATGCAGGGATTTCAGGATGCCGCGACGCAGGCCGGTGTTCCGCTGTTCACCCGCAGCGTTGGCGGCATGTTTGGCTTTTTCTTCAGTGACAAGGAAATCAACTCGTTCCAGGAATCAACCGCTTGCGATGTCGAGCGCTTCAAGAAGTTCTTCCACTTGATGCTGCATCAAGGAGTGTATCTGGCCCCGGCTTCATTTGAAGCGGGTTTCGTGTCGGCAGCACACAGCGATCAGGACATCGAACAAACGATTCTGCGCGCGGCCGATTGCTTCAACAAACTGGCCAGCGAAGATTAA
- a CDS encoding HD-GYP domain-containing protein, translating into MEHKTLVKVQVPVGALQLGMYVCELDRPWSESPFLFQGFPLLTEDDLSAVRLHCNYVFIDQARSVQVTPVGHQSIEPGSRARVAIRHHDLPPSPLAPDAKYRDRSQALPTNTTPVAHEVEHAGTLHGEGKLLVTRVFNELLAGRELPVKDCRQFVHEAVLSIFRNENALIWYTRLKSMDEYTALHSLSVSILAAGFARHLGHSEKEMEMIGLAGLLHDVGKMKIDSAILNKPSSLTPEEFAIIKQHAKLGYDYLISQQAPELASLAAYMHHERLDGKGYPRGLRAKDIPYEARLIAIVDCYDAVTSHRVYDGARSTNEAFKVLMDNREQHFDAELVEQFIQWIGVYPVGSLVELENGEIGVVVATNPKARLRPEVIVMRDADKKASKPRYLDLAKHDPKQPLKSVRRSHPDGSFDIDLLQFEDSRLMREIYGQGAGEKKSKGGIFGFLRDR; encoded by the coding sequence GTGGAACATAAGACCTTGGTAAAAGTGCAGGTACCGGTTGGTGCGCTGCAACTTGGAATGTATGTATGCGAGTTGGACCGGCCCTGGTCCGAGTCGCCGTTTCTCTTTCAGGGCTTCCCGTTGCTGACCGAAGATGATCTGTCGGCGGTGCGTCTGCATTGCAACTATGTGTTCATCGATCAGGCTCGCAGTGTTCAGGTAACCCCGGTAGGTCACCAAAGCATCGAGCCGGGCAGTCGTGCCCGCGTTGCCATTCGCCATCACGATTTGCCGCCCAGCCCGTTGGCGCCAGACGCCAAATATCGCGACCGCAGCCAGGCGTTGCCAACCAACACCACACCCGTTGCGCACGAAGTCGAGCACGCCGGCACGCTACATGGTGAAGGCAAATTGTTGGTGACCCGAGTGTTCAATGAGTTGCTGGCAGGCCGTGAACTACCGGTCAAAGACTGTCGGCAATTTGTTCACGAAGCGGTGCTCAGCATTTTCCGTAACGAAAACGCGCTGATTTGGTATACGCGTCTGAAGTCGATGGATGAATACACTGCGCTGCACAGCTTGAGTGTGTCGATTCTGGCTGCCGGCTTTGCTCGTCACCTCGGCCACAGCGAAAAAGAAATGGAGATGATTGGTCTGGCTGGTTTGCTGCACGATGTCGGCAAAATGAAAATCGATTCGGCAATTCTGAACAAGCCATCAAGCCTGACGCCGGAAGAATTCGCGATCATCAAGCAGCACGCCAAGCTTGGTTATGATTACCTAATCTCACAGCAAGCACCGGAACTGGCCAGCCTCGCCGCCTATATGCATCACGAACGGCTCGATGGCAAAGGCTATCCGCGCGGCCTGCGCGCCAAAGACATTCCTTACGAGGCGCGCTTGATTGCCATCGTCGATTGTTACGATGCCGTTACCTCGCACCGCGTTTACGATGGTGCCCGTTCGACCAACGAAGCCTTCAAGGTATTGATGGATAATCGCGAGCAGCATTTTGATGCCGAATTGGTCGAGCAATTCATTCAGTGGATTGGCGTGTACCCGGTCGGCAGCCTGGTTGAACTGGAAAACGGTGAAATCGGCGTTGTCGTCGCCACCAACCCGAAAGCGCGCCTACGCCCGGAAGTGATTGTCATGCGTGATGCAGATAAGAAAGCCAGCAAACCGCGCTATCTCGATTTAGCCAAACACGATCCGAAACAACCACTGAAAAGCGTACGGCGCAGCCACCCCGATGGCAGCTTCGATATCGATTTGCTGCAGTTTGAAGATTCACGATTGATGCGCGAAATTTACGGCCAAGGTGCCGGCGAGAAGAAAAGCAAAGGCGGGATTTTTGGTTTTTTGCGTGACCGCTGA
- a CDS encoding SDR family oxidoreductase produces the protein MNLQLNGKRALVCGSSQGIGLASAQALAALGADVTLLARDAGRLETALATLPRKTEQHHQTLVADFSEPHQLEQALKAYLAGGNETQILINNTGGPAPGPAHSATLSAFEAAFRQHLLCNQILVQALLPGMQKANWGRIINVISTSVKQPIPNLGVSNTIRGAVANWSKTLAGELGQYGITVNNVLPGATMTTRLDAVFAAKAQKSGRSVDEVIEEEKSHIPLRRFAAPEELANVIAFLASPAASYVSGINVPVDGGRTLCL, from the coding sequence ATGAATCTGCAATTGAACGGAAAACGCGCCCTGGTTTGTGGCAGCAGCCAGGGTATCGGCCTGGCCAGTGCGCAGGCACTGGCCGCGCTTGGCGCCGATGTGACGCTATTGGCCCGCGATGCCGGCAGGCTGGAAACGGCTCTTGCTACGTTACCGCGCAAAACGGAACAGCACCATCAGACGTTGGTAGCGGATTTCAGCGAACCGCACCAGTTGGAACAAGCGCTGAAGGCATATCTCGCTGGTGGCAACGAGACACAGATCCTGATCAACAATACCGGCGGTCCGGCACCGGGACCGGCCCATAGCGCGACTCTCAGTGCCTTTGAGGCCGCATTTCGTCAGCACCTGCTGTGCAATCAGATTCTGGTGCAGGCGCTGCTGCCGGGTATGCAGAAAGCCAACTGGGGCCGCATCATCAATGTCATTTCCACCTCGGTGAAGCAGCCGATCCCGAATCTCGGCGTCAGCAACACGATACGCGGCGCCGTCGCCAATTGGTCGAAAACGCTGGCTGGCGAGCTCGGCCAATACGGCATCACTGTCAACAATGTGCTGCCAGGCGCGACGATGACCACGCGGCTGGATGCGGTGTTTGCAGCCAAAGCACAAAAATCCGGTCGCAGTGTTGATGAAGTGATCGAGGAGGAAAAATCGCATATTCCGCTGCGCCGCTTTGCCGCGCCGGAAGAGCTGGCCAATGTTATCGCGTTTCTGGCTTCGCCAGCGGCGAGCTACGTCTCCGGTATCAATGTGCCGGTCGATGGCGGCCGCACTTTGTGTCTGTAA
- a CDS encoding aldehyde dehydrogenase, which produces MSDYIDILNYIDGELQPAQSQQWLDNIEPATGHVYSRLPDSDASDIDAAYRAAKAAFPLWKNTSIDERARLLNAIADRIDAWQDALAEAESIDNGKPVSLACSVDIPRASHNFRFFAHAITQWASESHSMGATGFNYTLRDPIGVVGCISPWNLPLYLFSWKIAPALAAGNCVVAKPSEVTPMTAFLLANICREVGLPRGVLNIVHGLGAKAGNAIVSHPGIKAISFTGGTKTGEHIARTAAPMFKKLSLELGGKNPTVVFADCDVDKTLNEVLRASFANQGQICLCGSRIYIERPIYEKFKAALVEQASQLIVGDPQEKATQQGALVSKAHMDKVLSYIALAKQEGGKLLTGGEALQLDGRCKDGYFIKPTVFENLDIGCRTNQEEIFGPVITLTPFDDEQQAIAYANGTGYGLAASVWTENLSRAHRVAAELEFGIVWINCWLLRDLRTPFGGVKQSGVGREGGVEALRFFTEAKNVCVRLS; this is translated from the coding sequence ATGTCTGATTACATCGACATTCTGAACTACATCGACGGCGAACTTCAGCCAGCCCAGTCGCAACAATGGCTGGACAATATCGAGCCGGCCACGGGTCATGTTTATTCACGACTGCCGGACTCCGATGCCAGCGATATCGATGCCGCTTATCGCGCCGCGAAAGCGGCGTTTCCGTTGTGGAAAAACACCAGCATCGATGAACGGGCGCGCTTGCTCAATGCCATCGCGGATCGCATTGATGCCTGGCAGGACGCATTGGCCGAAGCCGAGAGTATCGACAACGGCAAACCGGTTTCGCTGGCTTGCAGCGTAGACATTCCACGCGCCTCACATAATTTCCGTTTTTTCGCGCATGCCATTACCCAATGGGCCAGCGAAAGTCACAGCATGGGCGCCACTGGCTTCAATTACACCTTGCGCGACCCGATTGGTGTGGTCGGTTGTATTTCGCCGTGGAATCTGCCGCTGTATTTATTCAGCTGGAAAATTGCGCCAGCGCTCGCCGCCGGCAATTGTGTTGTTGCAAAACCCTCGGAAGTGACGCCGATGACGGCATTTCTGTTGGCCAATATTTGTCGTGAAGTCGGCCTGCCACGCGGCGTACTGAATATCGTCCATGGCCTTGGCGCCAAAGCCGGCAATGCCATCGTCAGTCATCCCGGCATCAAAGCAATTTCGTTTACCGGCGGCACCAAGACTGGCGAACACATCGCCCGCACGGCAGCGCCGATGTTCAAGAAATTGTCGCTGGAACTCGGCGGCAAAAATCCGACCGTGGTGTTCGCCGATTGCGATGTCGACAAAACGCTCAATGAAGTCTTGCGCGCTTCGTTCGCCAATCAAGGCCAGATCTGTTTGTGCGGTTCACGCATTTATATCGAGCGACCAATCTACGAAAAATTCAAAGCAGCACTGGTCGAACAAGCATCGCAGTTGATCGTTGGCGATCCGCAGGAAAAAGCCACCCAGCAAGGCGCACTGGTGTCGAAAGCCCATATGGATAAAGTGCTGTCGTATATCGCGCTGGCAAAACAGGAAGGCGGCAAACTGCTGACGGGCGGCGAAGCGCTGCAACTCGATGGCCGCTGCAAGGATGGCTACTTCATCAAGCCTACCGTGTTCGAGAATCTCGATATCGGGTGCCGCACCAATCAGGAAGAAATTTTTGGCCCGGTAATCACCCTGACGCCGTTCGATGATGAACAGCAGGCGATCGCTTACGCCAACGGTACCGGCTACGGGCTCGCGGCTAGTGTCTGGACCGAAAACCTGAGCCGGGCCCATCGCGTCGCCGCCGAACTGGAATTCGGTATTGTCTGGATCAACTGCTGGCTGCTGCGCGATTTGCGTACACCGTTTGGTGGCGTCAAGCAGTCTGGTGTCGGCCGCGAAGGCGGTGTCGAAGCGCTGCGCTTCTTTACCGAAGCCAAGAACGTCTGCGTGAGACTGTCCTGA
- a CDS encoding zinc metalloprotease, translating to MNRWQWFSVSMIVWGSMSSANADHAWGNYHWERSSNPITIGLGDNVDSRWQASLDGAANDWSASRVINTPVVAGTVSNPKRCRASTGKVEVCNDTYGNNGWLGIASIAINGGHITSGVVKVNDTYYNSPTYDTPAWRNSVMCQEIGHILGLDHNDEDFNTTTGTCMDYSNNPEPNQHPDQHDYQMLEQIYQHLDDEGGGGNPCKGKKCQSGMSAEDFFNNIDMNGPENWGRLLAARGGKAVYELNFGQGRRILTVVTWTLERAREHQH from the coding sequence ATGAATCGTTGGCAATGGTTTTCAGTTTCAATGATTGTATGGGGCAGCATGTCATCGGCTAACGCGGACCATGCGTGGGGAAATTATCATTGGGAGCGCAGCAGTAACCCCATCACCATCGGGCTTGGTGACAATGTCGACAGCCGTTGGCAAGCTTCGTTGGATGGCGCCGCCAATGATTGGTCAGCCTCGAGGGTGATTAACACACCAGTGGTTGCCGGCACCGTGAGTAATCCGAAACGCTGTCGTGCCTCGACCGGAAAGGTTGAAGTTTGCAACGATACCTATGGTAACAATGGCTGGCTCGGCATTGCCTCGATTGCCATCAATGGCGGTCATATCACCAGCGGTGTGGTCAAGGTGAATGACACCTATTACAACTCGCCTACATACGACACGCCGGCATGGCGCAATTCAGTCATGTGCCAGGAAATTGGTCATATCCTGGGTCTCGATCATAACGATGAGGACTTCAATACCACGACCGGCACGTGCATGGATTACTCCAATAATCCTGAACCGAACCAACATCCGGATCAGCATGACTATCAAATGTTGGAGCAGATCTATCAACATTTGGATGACGAAGGCGGTGGCGGTAATCCGTGCAAAGGCAAAAAGTGTCAGAGCGGAATGAGTGCCGAGGACTTTTTCAACAATATTGACATGAATGGTCCAGAAAACTGGGGCCGTTTACTTGCCGCACGTGGCGGTAAAGCGGTGTATGAACTGAACTTCGGTCAAGGCCGTCGCATTTTGACGGTGGTCACCTGGACCTTGGAGCGTGCCCGCGAACATCAACATTAA
- a CDS encoding RidA family protein has protein sequence MTDSIHSENAPEPVGLYPHARRVGNLLFLSGVGPRKKGSKEIPGVTLNPAGDIIEYDIEAQCHSVFQNVKTILESSGSRWENLVDVTVYLTNMRADFATYNRLWAEYFKDAQPCRTTVEILSLPTPIAIELKCIATID, from the coding sequence ATGACTGATTCCATTCATTCAGAAAACGCACCGGAACCGGTAGGTCTCTATCCGCATGCACGCCGCGTCGGCAATTTGTTGTTCTTGTCCGGTGTCGGACCGCGCAAGAAAGGCAGCAAGGAAATTCCGGGTGTGACGCTGAACCCGGCTGGCGACATCATTGAGTACGATATCGAAGCGCAATGCCATTCGGTTTTTCAAAACGTGAAAACCATTCTCGAATCGTCCGGTTCGCGCTGGGAAAACCTGGTCGATGTCACCGTTTACCTGACCAATATGCGTGCCGATTTCGCCACTTACAATCGACTCTGGGCCGAGTATTTCAAAGATGCGCAGCCCTGTCGAACGACAGTTGAAATACTCAGCTTGCCAACACCAATCGCTATCGAACTGAAATGCATCGCGACCATTGATTGA